Proteins co-encoded in one Arachis hypogaea cultivar Tifrunner chromosome 11, arahy.Tifrunner.gnm2.J5K5, whole genome shotgun sequence genomic window:
- the LOC112721768 gene encoding uncharacterized protein, producing the protein MTNKIQQTAANWSIHVDGASNREGSGAVVLLKEGEKVIAKQSLQFRFNASNNQAEYKALLAGLKLAQQLGISKITAYCDSSLIVHQVKGEYQVKDPLLEKYLLITKDLISKFSKFDIIHVNREQNTRADVLSKLVTTRQMENTSALSQLTLDKPIFDLNIMQVRDWRTPFLNYIITGAIPDDEPNLQLFRRRASFYTILENTLYRRGHSQPLLKCISNEEAEDVMAETHEGVYGNHIDGRALAAKILRTGYYWPTIKRDCISKVKACDNCQKHATLSETPAEELHTIEVSWPFDRWGLDILRPFPKAPGQIRSVEHPQTNGQVESANRIILQGLKKKLGEAKGEWADLIPEILWSYNTSIQSATGETPFKLVYGAEALIPVEVSVPTLRAELYDQSNNLQARTAKLDLVEEERDISAIKQRARK; encoded by the exons ATGACTAATAAGATACAACAAACAGCAGCCAATTGGAGCATACATGTAGATGGAGCATCAAACAGAGAAGGAAGCGGAGCGGTGGTACTACTAAAAGAAGGAGAGAAAGTGATAGCCAAGCAATCACTACAATTCCGCTTCAATGCGAgtaacaaccaagcagaatataaAGCTCTGCTAGCAGGACTGAAGCTCGCTCAACAACTGGGGATATCCAAGATAACAGCCTACTGTGATTCTTCATTAATAGTGCACCAAGTAAAGGGCGAGTACCAAGTAAAAGATCCTTTGTTAGAGAAATATTTGCTCATAACAAAGGATCTCATCTCAAAATTCAgcaaatttgatattattcatgtAAACCGAGAACAAAACACCAGGGCTGACGTGTTATCCAAGTTAGTCACAACAAGGCAAATGGAAAACACATCAGCACTGTCCCAGCTAACACTTGACAAGCCGATCTTCGATTTAAACATCATGCAGGTGCGAGATTGGAGAACACCTTTTCTCAATTACATCATCACAGGTGCAATACCAGATGATGAGCCGAACTTGCAGCTCTTCAGAAGAAGAGCAAGTTTCTATACAATACTCGAAAATACCCTGTATAGACGAGGACACTCCCAACCACTACTCAAATGCATCAGCAACGAGGAAGCCGAGGACGTTATGGCAGAAACACATGAAGGAGTTTATGGCAACCACATCGACGGACGAGCATTGGCGGCAAAGATACTGCGAACAGGATATTATTGGCCGACGATAAAAAGAGACTGCATCTCGAAAGTCAAGGCATGTGATAATTGTCAAAAACACGCTACCCTCTCAGAGACCCCGGCCGAGGAGCTCCACACCATagaggtaagctggcctttcGATAGGTGGGGATTGGATATCCTCAGACCTTTTCCGAAAGCGCCAGGCCAG ATACG ttcagtcgagcacccacaaaccaacgggcaagtcGAATCAGCTAACAGAATCATCTTGCAGGGATTAAAGAAAAAGCTCGGCGAAGCAAAGGGAGAGTGGGCCGATCTCATCCCAGAAATCCTATGGAGCTACAACACCAGCATTCAATCTGCTACAGGAGAAACTCCTTTCAAGCTGGTATATGGTGCAGAAGCActgatcccagtagaggtcagCGTCCCAACATTAAGGGCCGAGCTTTATGACCAATCAAACAACTTGCAAGCTCGAACAGCCAAGCTGGATCTTGTGGAAGAAGAAAGAGACATCTCAGCCATAAAGCAGCGGGCCAGAAAATAG
- the LOC112721769 gene encoding uncharacterized protein: MPKNFVLPTVLEPYKGFDDLRAHVKKFQSMMFFNGANNEPVLCRAFPTYLDGAALLWFSKLSAGSISSFEELARSFIDYFAASRIYVHGSDYLGTIKQGQHESLKNYMTRFSEATMEIQDLDPAVHLHALKAGLRPGKFREIIVITKPKTLEEFRERAAGQMEIEELREAQKPDRQPQQMDEKKAFRSPSNKDTKRPFKLTPKYNTYTRFNTKRENIIKEILNAKIVKPPARAGNYQDQRLVDRSKHCAFHQKFGHTTDDCIVAKDLLERLARQGLLDKYVESRKARRTNSDREVNKQTVIDKKEQTTPDPPRGIISHISGGFAGGGETSSARKRSYRAMLEIEGTLQSRKDKDPDVTISFNQADFRSASPNLDDPVVISIQVGELLVRKTLLDPGSSANVLFYSTFKKMQLSEKLIQPSSGELMGSPKKESPSWDIYG, encoded by the coding sequence ATGCCGAAGAACTTTGTATTACCTACAGTGCTGGAACCATACAAGGGGTTCGATGACCTCCGAGCTCATGTTAAAAAGTTTCAATCCATGATGTTTTTTAACGGCGCTAACAACGAGCCCGTGCTTTGCCGGGCTTTTCCTACTTATCTTGATGGTGCTGCATTACTGTGGTTTTCTAAACTGTCTGCAGGTTCAATTTCCTCCTTTGAGGAACTAGCGAGATCCTTTATTGACTATTTCGCTGCATCGAGAATTTATGTCCATGGATCAGACTACCTAGGCACAATCAAGCAAGGCCAACACGAGAGTTTAAAAAACTACATGACCAGGTTTTCCGAGGCTACTATGGAGATCCAAGACTTGGATCCGGCGGTCCACCTGCATGCCCTCAAGGCCGGCCTCCGACCAGGCAAATTCCGGGAAATCATTGTGATAACAAAACCAAAAACACTGGAGGAGTTCCGAGAAAGGGCTGCAGGTCAAATGGAGATTGAAGAACTCCGCGAGGCTCAAAAGCCGGATAGACAACCTCAGCAGATGGATGAGAAAAAAGCTTTCAGATCACCAAGCAACAAGGATACAAAAAGGCCCTTCAAACTCACACCAAAATACAACACGTATACTAGATTCAATACCAAGAGAGAAAACATCATCAAAGAAATTCTGAATGCCAAAATTGTGAAGCCGCCAGCTCGAGCAGGGAACTACCAGGACCAAAGGCTTGTGGATAGGAGCAAGCACTGCGCCTTCCACCAGAAGTTCGGCCACACCACCGACGACTGCATTGTCGCAAAAGACCTCTTAGAGAGACTGGCACGCCAAGGGCTTCTGGACAAATATGTTGAGAGCCGGAAAGCCAGAAGAACAAACTCAGACAGAGAGGTGAACAAACAAACAGTGATAGACAAAAAAGAACAGACAACTCCTGATCCACCAAGAGGAATCATTAGCCACATATCAGGAGGCTTTGCAGGCGGAGGTGAGACAAGCTCGGCCAGAAAGCGAAGCTACAGGGCGATGCTGGAAATTGAGGGAACACTACAGTCAAGGAAGGACAAGGACCCAGACGTCACGATATCCTTCAACCAAGCAGACTTCAGATCGGCAAGCCCTAACCTCGACGACCCAGTGGTGATTTCCATCCAGGTCGGAGAGTTGTTGGTAAGAAAAACACTACTGGACCCAGGTAGTAGCgctaatgttttattttattctacctttaaaaagatgcaattatcAGAAAAACTGATACAACCCTCCTCGGGAGAGCTAATGGGTTCTCCGAAGAAAGAGTCCCCATCATGGGACATATATGGCTGA
- the LOC112722548 gene encoding uncharacterized protein, with product MEYPRRATRDVSLHELSKRLAEFSQVRGWDEYHSPRNLLLALVGEVGELSEIFQWKGEVGKGLPNWSSADKEHLEEELSDVLLYLVRLADVCGLDLGQAALAKIIKNAQKYPLVTNHNDHHHNPEPKLEKLNSE from the exons ATGGAGTACCCTCGCAGAGCAACAAGAGATGTTTCTCTTCATGAACTCAGCAAAAGGCTTGCTGAGTTTTCTCAAGTGAGAGGATGGGATGAATATCACAGTCCAAGAAATCTCCTTTTGGCTCTT GTCGGAGAGGTGGGAGAACTATCAGAGATATTCCAATGGAAAGGAGAAGTAGGAAAGGGATTACCAAATTGGAGTTCAGCTGATAAGGAGCACTTAGAAGAAGAGCTTTCAGATGTTCTGCTCTACCTTGTTCGTCTTGCTGATGTTTGTGGCCTTGATCTTGGTCAAGCAGCTCTTGCAAAAATaatcaagaatgctcaaaaatacCCTCTTGTTACTAATCATAATGATCATCACCACAACCCTGAACCCAAATTAGAAAAGTTAAATTCTGAGTAA